A genomic stretch from Silurus meridionalis isolate SWU-2019-XX chromosome 1, ASM1480568v1, whole genome shotgun sequence includes:
- the LOC124393451 gene encoding uncharacterized protein LOC124393451 yields the protein MDSSVLLEALSCLTGLAVKPHTDSADSDIDIGELTVHNFVSSALLPLILCKEEGDLQPEEQREEPKELRVNLDSFYAPQFNYDFRNLKDESKCARGGEPYFRPCGWFRFALKVLDKYPDGNTWLGPGGWRHQSVDGEWPVSYHGTGRQGQNQISGLREPQEFGIFSTPDIKLAEQDGELHKEFTSKTGKSYRVIMQNRINPEHRLKKSDSLWLVRIPLEVYALTDTKNRKEEMKKIVDQSIRPYGILLKEM from the coding sequence atggacAGCTCGGTGTTATTAGAAGCTCTCTCGTGCCTCACAGGACTGGCGGTGAAGCCGCACACAGACTCTGCGGACTCTGATATCGATATCGGGGAACTCACGGTCCATAACTTCGTGTCCTCTGCGTTGCTTCCGCTCATCCTGTGTAAAGAAGAGGGAGATCTTCAGCCCGAGGAGCAGAGAGAGGAACCGAAAGAGCTCCGTGTGAATCTGGACTCGTTTTACGCCCCGCAGTTTAATTACGACTTCCGGAACCTCAAAGACGAGTCGAAGTGCGCGCGCGGCGGAGAGCCGTACTTTCGTCCGTGTGGATGGTTCCGGTTCGCTCTTAAGGTTCTTGATAAATACCCGGATGGAAACACCTGGCTCGGTCCTGGTGGATGGAGACACCAGTCTGTTGACGGGGAATGGCCCGTGTCTTACCACGGAACCGGAAGACAAGGACAGAACCAGATCTCGGGTCTGCGCGAGCCGCAGGAGTTCGGGATCTTCTCCACTCCGGACATTAAACTGGCAGAACAGGACGGAGAGCTGCACAAAGAGTTCACCTCCAAAACCGGAAAGAGTTACCGGGTCATCATGCAGAACCGAATCAACCCCGAACACCGTCTCAAAAAGTCCGACTCTCTGTGGCTCGTGCGCATCCCGCTGGAGGTGTACGCGCTCACCGACACCAAGAACCGGAAAGAGGAGATGAAGAAGATCGTGGATCAGTCCATCCGACCCTACGGCATCCTCCTGAAGGAGATGTAG
- the LOC124393446 gene encoding uncharacterized protein LOC124393446, with protein sequence MPGMDRDLVLEALSTLTNASVKCLDPGESTDSELTVYNFISTTFNYTVDSVNVVASLLKKIALGSSEMDHLHNELFMDMENFFDPIYDYDFRNMTDSSECSRGGEPYKRPVGWYRFALKVKNKYPDGNAWLGSIGWRTQSEPGEWPVSFHGTTIEGAKGIARLHFKAGDRCAYGRGIYSTPDITIAKGYTKTFISKKTGKTYKVIMQNRINPQKRKITVKPGFWLIPVPEGTTAEQEKEIVESSIRPYGILIKEVTQ encoded by the coding sequence ATGCCTGGAATGGACAGAGATCTTGTGCTGGAGGctctctctactctcaccaatGCTTCAGTGAAATGTCTTGATCCTGGTGAATCCACAGATTCAGAACTGACAGTTTACAATTTCATCTCAACGACTTTTAATTACACTGTAGATAGTGTTAATGTCGTGGCTTCTTTGCTGAAAAAAATTGCTCTGGGCAGCAGTGAAATGGATCATTTACACAACGAGCTGTTCATGGACATGGAGAACTTCTTTGATCCAATATATGATTATGATTTCCGCAACATGACGGATTCCTCAGAGTGCTCACGTGGAGGAGAACCGTACAAGCGGCCGGTCGGGTGGTACCGATTCGCTCTGAAGGTGAAGAATAAATACCCAGATGGAAACGCATGGCTCGGATCTATAGGATGGAGGACTCAGTCTGAACCTGGTGAGTGGCCTGTTTCCTTCCACGGTACGACCATCGAAGGTGCTAAAGGAATCGCACGCTTACATTTTAAAGCTGGAGATAGATGTGCATATGGACGCGGCATTTATTCAACTCCTGACATTACAATTGCAAAGGGATACACCAAGACTTTCATATCCAAGAAAACCGGGAAAACCTACAAAGTCATCATGCAGAACCGAATAAATCCTCAGAAACGAAAAATTACTGTGAAACCAGGTTTCTGGCTCATCCCCGTTCCTGAGGGCACCACAGCGGAGCAGGAGAAGGAGATCGTGGAGAGTTCCATCCGTCCTTACGGCATTCTGATTAAAGAAGTGACTCAGTAA
- the cavin2b gene encoding caveolae-associated protein 2b produces the protein MGEDEVQVEKSNMETQHESQELLVPSDPQPSDFQTSVPSQPLQLDETHEVNAITVLTLLDQLVKMLDSVQEKQQQMEEWQHVMEESVRHIQNDMNKLVKSNSVTSNSVSKLLEKNRKISAVMKDVREKMERQTCQVKKLEDNHNYLLHRDNFRVLIFQDENEIPSSVFVKDPIRDAENESLSPDANRSQEEVELHTVQLSSDEDLDDEPEDEEEGVEMMEPLEKSRAEKIKRSSLKKVDSLKKAFSRENFEKKMNKIVSVEKREKIKKSLSQKNKGGSFKIFHIKKNREGGEKHAEHETFSEIHADLAPAQDEDTENEELAKEKMGEAKEKEKEEEVEKEEVEKEEVEKEEVSLDDDAECDLSITEGLRAEYTLSSTLPQETSHISHSALHGEVEEEEQSEKDEEESIAVEKRS, from the exons ATGGGTGAAGACGAGgtgcaggtggagaagagcaaCATGGAGACACAACATGAGAGTCAGGAGCTGCTGGTTCCTTCAGACCCCCAGCCTTCTGACTTCCAGACTTCTGTTCCATCTCAACCTCTACAGCTGGATGAGACCCACGAGGTGAATGCTATAACAGTGCTGACACTGCTGGACCAGCTGGTGAAGATGCTGGACTCTGTGCAGGAGAAGCAGCAGCAGATGGAGGAGTGGCAGCATGTGATGGAGGAATCGGTCCGTCACATCCAGAACGACATGAACAAACTGGTAAAAAGCAACAGCGTGACCAGTAACAGCGTGAGCAAACTGCTGGAGAAGAACCGAAAGATCAGTGCTGTCATGAAGGATGTGAGGGAAAAGATGGAGAGGCAGACATGTCAGGTGAAGAAGCTGGAGGACAACCACAACTATCTGCTGCACAGAGACAACTTCAGAGTGCTCATCTtccag gatGAAAATGAAATCCCCtccagtgtgtttgtgaaggaTCCGATCCGGGATGCTGAAAACGAATCCCTCTCTCCGGACGCCAATCGCTCACAGGAAGAAGTGGAGCTTCACACCGTTCAGCTTTCCTCAGATGAGGATCTCGACGATGAgccagaagatgaagaagagggTGTGGAGATGATGGAGCCGCTGGAGAAATCTCGTGCTGAAAAGATCAAGCGCTCCAGTCTGAAGAAGGTGGACAGTCTGAAAAAGGCCTTCTCCCGTGAGAACTTTGAGAAAAAGATGAACAAGATTGTCTCAGTGGAGAAACGTGAGAAGATCAAGAAGAGTCTGAGTCAGAAGAACAAGGGAGGATCATTTAAAATCTTCCACATCAAGAAGAACCGAGAAGGAGGTGAGAAACACGCTGAGCACGAGACCTTCAGTGAGATCCACGCTGACCTTGCTCCAGCTCAGGATGAAGACACAGAGAATGAAGAACTGGCCAAGGAGAAGATGGGAGAAgctaaagagaaagagaaagaggaggaagtGGAGAAGGAAGAAGTGGagaaagaagaggtggagaaggaagAAGTGTCCCTGGATGATGATGCTGAATGTGATCTGTCAATCACAGAGGGGCTCAGAGCTGAATACACCCTCTCATCTACTCTGCCTCAGGAAACCTCCCACATATCCCACAGTGCACTGcatggagaggtggaggaggaggagcagagTGAGAAAGATGAAGAGGAGAGCATTGCTGTAGAGAAAAGATCTTAA